One Fusarium poae strain DAOMC 252244 chromosome 4, whole genome shotgun sequence DNA window includes the following coding sequences:
- a CDS encoding hypothetical protein (BUSCO:22624at5125) produces MRGNGTKSLTIVIKLGTSSIVDEKTHEPLLPILTLIVDTAVKLRKDGHRVVIVSSGAIGVGLRRMDVEKRPKHLAQLQALAAIGQCRLMSLWDSLFTHLRQPIAQILLTRNDIADRTRYFNAQNTFHALLEQGVIPIVNENDTLAVAEIKFGDNDTLSAITAAMIHADMLFLMTDVDCLYDKNPRTNPDAKPIEVVEDIAALQADVSSAGSSLGTGGMSTKIIAARLGTSAGVTTVITRSSNPGNVLHIVQYLQSIQRGNTPPSPDERAEGLTRSASALSLSASNGNGVPWPPLHTRFVPANNPIRDRHFWLLHTPYPHGTLYIDSGAYKALVGKAGLLPVGVVDVEGNFAQQEVVRLVTVKRRSTPGPDGKMWEGTPEEVGRALVNYAAAEIARIKGKQSVEIEKILGYADSEYVAHRQHVGFFGKGSRPVSPAHEIISAVME; encoded by the exons ATGAGAGGAAACGGGACAAAGTCCCTGACCATTGTTATCAAGCTTG GAACAAGCTCAATTGTCGATGAAAAGACTCATGAGCCGCTTCTTCCTATTCTAACTCTCATTGTTGATACAGCTGTAAAGCTCCGAAAGGATGGCCATCGAGTGGTCATTGTTTCGTCGGGAGCCATCGGCGTTGGGCTCCGGCGGATGGATGTAGAGAAGCGACCTAAGCATCTCGCACAGCTACAG GCACTCGCGGCGATCGGCCAATGTCGACTGATGAGTCTATGGGATAGTTTGTTCACCCATCTCAGGCAGCCGATTGCACAGATTCTTCTTACCCGAAACGACATTGCAGAT CGGACCAGATACTTCAATGCCCAGAACACCTTCCATGCACTTCTGGAACAGGGCGTTATTCCCATCGTCAACGAGAATGACACTCTTGCTGTTGCCGAAATCAAGTTTGGCGACAACGATACTCTCTCTGCCATCACTGCCGCTATGATCCACGCCGAtatgttgttcttgatgacGGATGTTGACTGTCTATACGACAAGAACCCCCGAACCAACCCGGATGCCAAACCTATTGAGGTGGTCGAGGACATTGCAGCCCTCCAAGCCGATG TTTCTAGCGCTGGCTCATCCCTTGGAACTGGAGGCATGAGTACCAAGATTATCGCAGCCAGATTGGGCACTTCTGCGGGTGTCACGACTGTGATTACAAGGTCATCTAACCCAGGAAATGTGCTTCATATTGTGCAGTACCTCCAATCAATACAAAGAGGGAACACCCCTCCCAGCCCCGATGAGCGTGCCGAAGGCCTGACACGCTCAGCGTCAGCTCTGTCACTGTCAGCCTCCAATGGCAATGGTGTCCCCTGGCCCCCTCTACATACCCGATTCGTCCCTGCCAACAACCCTATCCGGGACCGTCACTTTTGGCTGCTTCACACCCCCTATCCTCATGGCACCCTCTACATTGACTCGGGGGCTTACAAGGCACTTGTTGGCAAGGCTGGCCTGCTCCCGGtaggtgttgttgatgtcgAGGGCAACTTTGCCCAGCAGGAAGTCGTGCGGCTCGTGACAGTCAAGCGACGATCAACTCCTGGACCGGATGGTAAGATGTGGGAGGGTACCCCGGAAGAGGTCGGCCGAGCATTGGTCAACTATGCCGCCGCTGAGATCGCTCGGATCAAGGGAAAGCAAAGCGTAGAGATCGAAAAGATTCTTGGTTATGCTGATAGTGAGTACGTCGCTCACCGACAGCATGTTGGCTTTTTTGGGAAAGGCAGTAGGCCAGTGAGTCCCGCACACGAGATCATTTCGGCTGTAATGGAATAG
- the NIP7 gene encoding ribosome biosynthesis protein nip7 (BUSCO:49962at5125), translating into MRPLTEKETQTLFEKLANYTGGSLKNLIAPLDDSPNADRYVFRLVRDRVFYVRLSIANLATSIAREKLLSLGTCLGKFTKTGKFRLHITALPIIAEHARYKIWVKENGTMPFLYGSNIVKAHVGRWSEDCPEHQGVVVYSMNDTPLGFGVTARSTAEARRLDPTGVTCFRQADCGEYLRDEDNLFATG; encoded by the exons ATGCGCCCCCTCACAGAAAAGGAGACACAGACTCTCTTCGAGAAGCTGGCAAACTACACTGGTGGCtctctcaagaacctcatCGCCCCTCTCGACGACTCTCCTAACGCTGATCGCTATGTCTTCCGTCTCGTTCGCGATCGTGTCTTTTACGTTCGCCTTTCTATTGCCAACCTGGCTACCTCTATCGCGCGCGAGAAGCTTCTGTCTCTAGGAACTTGTCTTG GCAAGTTCACCAAGACGGGCAAGTTCCGTCTGCACATCACAGCCCTCCCCATCATCGCCGAGCACGCCCGCTACAAGATCTGGGTCAAGGAAAACGGAACCATGCCTTTCCTTTACGGCAGCAACATCGTCAAGGCTCACGTTGGCCGCTGGTCCGAGGACTGCCCTGAGCACCAGGGAGTCGTGGTCTACAGCATGAACGACACCCCGCTCGGATTTGGTGTCACAGCCCGCAGCACCGCTGAGGCACGAAGACTGGACCCTACTGGTGTTACCTGCTTCAGACAGGCCGACTGTGGAGAGTACCTCCGTGACGAAGACAACTTGTTTGCGACCGGTTAG